A genomic segment from Hypomesus transpacificus isolate Combined female chromosome 13, fHypTra1, whole genome shotgun sequence encodes:
- the lsm12b gene encoding protein LSM12 homolog A — MAAPGPGEYFSVGSHVSCLTCLGQRLQGEVVAFDYQSKMLTLKCAPSSGKPNLHDVILINLAYVSEVDIINDRTETPPPLASLNVSKLANRARTEKEDKLSQAYAISAGVSVEGQQLFQTIHKTIKDCKWQEKNIIVMDDVVISPPYQVENCKGKEGSALSHVRKIVEKHFRDVESQKSMQRSQAQQTQKDSTLSS; from the exons ATGGCGGCTCCTGGACCGGGGGAGTATTTCAGCGTCGGGAGCCATGTCTCTTGCCTCACCTGTTTGGGCCAGCGTCTGCAAGGAGAGGTGGTGGCTTTTGACTACCAGTCCAAGATGTTGACTTTGA AATGCGCTCCTTCCAGTGGAAAGCCGAACCTCCATGACGTCATCCTGATCAACTTAGCGTATGTTTCTGAAGTGGACATAATAAACGATCGCACtgaaactcctcctcctctagcaTCTCTGAATGTTAGCAAG CTTGCCAATCGGGCAAGGACGGAAAAGGAAGACAAGCTGTCCCAAGCCTATGCAATCAGTGCTGGGGTTTCTGTGGAAGGCCAACAGCTATTCCAGACTATTCACAAAAC CATCAAAGACTGTAAATGGCAGGAGAAGAACATCATTGTGATGGACGACGTCGTAATCTCGCCGCCTTACCAGGTTGAGAATTGCAAAGGCAAAGAGGGAAGCGCTTTAAGTCATGTACGCAAAATA GTTGAGAAACATTTTAGAGATGTGGAAAGTCAGAAGTCCATGCAACGTTCACAAGCACAGCAAACACAGAAGGACTCCACTTTATCTTCTTGA